A region of the candidate division WOR-1 bacterium RIFOXYB2_FULL_36_35 genome:
GTGTCATAACCTTCGGGTTTGTTATTTCCGACTGGAATATTGATATCCAAACCAACTCCCCACATCCCCAACCTAAAATCCGGCTGCCATGAAATCGCACCAACTTCACTGGACCCGGCTTTTATATAACCCAAGCTTATAGTATTATCTGTTAAACTGGAAGAAGCAAATGATGAAGAAACCAATACTAAAACCCAAACGACAAATAAAAGTCCTCGAAACCTTGAAACCTTAAAACCTTGAAACCTCTTTCCATTTGTCATTTTCTTCCTCCCAATTTAGTGCCTAAAATGCCTGCAACCTGTAAAGATCATCGCAATTCCATGTTCATTCGCGGCATCGATAGACTCTTGGTCCCTAACACTTCCACCAGGTTGGATTATAGCAGAAATCCCTAGTTTCGCAGCAAGATCTACATTATCCCTAAAAGGGAAAAAAGCATCTGAAGCCATAACAGCCCCTTTTGTCTTCTCTCCTGCCTTTTTTCCTGCGATTTCCGTAGCATCAATCCTGCTCATTTGTCCTGCCCCAATACCAACTGTTGCGCCATTTTTTACAAAAACAATAGTATTTGATTTAACATGCTTTGCGATCCCCCAAGCAAAAAACAGATCATCCATCTGATGAAGAGACGGCTCTCTTTTTGTGACTGTCTTTGTATCATTTATACCAAGCTGAGCCGTATCCATATCTTGGATCAAAAGTCCGCCCATAACTCTCTTATAGTCTAAAACATTATAACGTGATCCCATTAAAGAAGACTTCATAATCCTAAGATTTTTCTTTTCTTTCAGTTTATCAAGAGCCTCTTTTGAATAAGAGGGAGCAATAATAGCCTCAACAAAAAGTTTTCCGATTGCTTCTACCATTTCCATGTCAATTTCTTTGTTACAAGCTATAATACTTCCAAATGCAGAGACAGTGTCACAGGCAAAAGCTTTCTTGAAAGCATCTGAAGGTGTTTTCCCTTTTGCAGCTCCACAAGGATTGTTGTGCTTGATTACAGCAACTGTGGTATCTGCAAAATAGTTTACTATATTCCATGCAGAATCTATGTCAACTATATTATTAAAAGACAACTCTTTCCCATGAAGCTGCTCTGCATCAACAATTGCTCCTTTAAAAGGGACTACTGTTTCCCTATAAAATGCTGCTTTTTGATGAGGATTTTCTCCATATCTTAAATCTTGAATTTTTTGTAAATTTATCTGAACGTTTGAAGGAAAAAGCTCTTCTCCCTCAAATTTTTCAGACAGATAATGACTAATGGATGTATCATAAAGCCTGGTAAGTCTAAAAGCTTTTAATGCCAAAAGCTTACGCGTATCAACTGTAGTTTTTCCACTATTATATTTAAGTTCCCTTAAAATAAGAGAATAATCGGCAGGATCTACAATTACAGCCACATCTTTGAAATTTTTCGCCGCGGCTCGGACCATACACGGCCCTCCGATATCGATATTTTCAACAGCATCAGAAAGTGTACAATTCGGCTTTGAAATAGTTTCATTAAACGGATAAAGATTGCAAACTACAATATCAATAGGCCTTATGCCAAACTTCTGCATATCTTTTTGATGATCTTTCAATGATCGATTGGCAAGAATTCCTCCATGAATTAAAGGATGCAAAGTCTTAACACGCCCACCCAACATATGAGGATAATTTGTAAGGCGTGAGACTTCTGTGACTTTTACACCTGATTTTTTTAGGAATTTTGCAGTGCCGCCGGAGGAGACAATATCATACCCACTTTTTACAAGTCCGCGTGCAAATGAGGCTAGACCTTTTTTATTCCAGACACTAAGAAGGGCAATCGGTTTTTGTTTCTTTGTTTGGGTTTTGGGATCTGGGATTTGGGATTTTGTCTTTTTTCTAACAATTTTCTTTTTTCTCATAATAAGTAATTACTTCTCCCTTCTATAACAATTTTAAAAATTCATCCAAAGAAATATCTGCATCTCTTAAAAGCCTGCGGCAGGCTAAAATCCTTTATAAATATCTTTTCTATGCCCTACTCGTAAAATTGTTATTCTGTTGTCTTTTTCTAAATCAAAAACAACCCTATAATCATCCACCCTAAATCTAAAAGTCGGATCATCAAGCCCTGACAATCTTTTTGCGTAGTTTAATGGATTAGGTAAAGATAGATAAAATTCAACTTTCTCTATTATCTTTTTCTGAATATTATGAGAAAGCTTTAAAAATTCTTTTTCAGATTTTCTTGTAAAAAAGTACTCCATCAAACCAAGCCAGATTTCTTTTTTACAACAGAACTCTTAACTTTTCCTGAAATGCGAGATTCTTTTAAAGATTTAACAAAATCATCCCCTTGAGAATCAATATCGTCCTCCAATTCTTCCAAAATTTTATTGTCAAGCAATAAACCCAATGTATTTCCTTTTTTATCCACTAGCCTGGTAATACCTTTGATATCAAAAGGTAAATTATGGGCTTTGGCATCAGATAACAAAACTATTTTTTCTTCAGCTAATCCCCTCAAAACAGATGGCACCATAAAAACCAATCCTCCTCTTTTATCTAACTATTTTAATTTTACCACATGAAACCAAGAAATTCTGCTTCAAACAAATCTAAAAAACTCAACATTCAAAAGTCGTTATAAAATCTGAAAATAATACAGAAAACTCATCTAAACATTTGTGTCTTCCTAATAATGGAGGGATATCATCTCTTTTTAAAAACCCTACCGGCAAAAAAAGCTCTTTCCCACATAATTTAATTTTAAATTCAGGGCACAAAAAAACAGTTTCTTCTCCTCCAATTCCATAGGTTTTAAATTTTTTACAATCTTTTTCCAGATTTATGCCAAAATCATAGGCTTTTGAAAAAGGAAATAGAGTATAATCAGCACCTGTATCAACAATAAAATAGACTTTTAAATAAGTGTGGAATCTTTGAGACCAGCAATATGCTAATGCTACGGGACGCTTAATTACACCAAATAGCTTAGAAACCTCTTTTTCATAAGGAAATTTCTCTCTCATAAAGAAAACAAAATTAACGAATCAGCCTTTGGGACATAAGTAATTGTTGGTGTTTCCAAAGGATATTTTTTTACTGCTTTTTCAAGTATCCTAGAAGCTTCTTTCCCAGTTTTAGCTGAATATATCTTCCCATGAATAATAACAACATGTCTTCCAAAATATTTGGAATTTGAATAGATCAAATCAATTAATCTTTTTTGATTTGCCATGACATTTATTTTACCACACCCACACTAGAAATTCTGCTTCAAATTTTTCGATATGTATGTATGAAAGTAGGGTTTTCAACAATAAGTGTGGCATCCACAGCAACCATTAATTTAGGTGGTAAAAAGTTTTATCTTTTCAATAGATACGCCAGCTCTCGCCGTTGGAGACGCTTGCTCAATCATATCTGTTCCCCATTTTTGGGCGTTTACAAGTTTGTCAAT
Encoded here:
- a CDS encoding bifunctional phosphoribosylaminoimidazolecarboxamide formyltransferase/IMP cyclohydrolase; translated protein: MPDPKTQTKKQKPIALLSVWNKKGLASFARGLVKSGYDIVSSGGTAKFLKKSGVKVTEVSRLTNYPHMLGGRVKTLHPLIHGGILANRSLKDHQKDMQKFGIRPIDIVVCNLYPFNETISKPNCTLSDAVENIDIGGPCMVRAAAKNFKDVAVIVDPADYSLILRELKYNSGKTTVDTRKLLALKAFRLTRLYDTSISHYLSEKFEGEELFPSNVQINLQKIQDLRYGENPHQKAAFYRETVVPFKGAIVDAEQLHGKELSFNNIVDIDSAWNIVNYFADTTVAVIKHNNPCGAAKGKTPSDAFKKAFACDTVSAFGSIIACNKEIDMEMVEAIGKLFVEAIIAPSYSKEALDKLKEKKNLRIMKSSLMGSRYNVLDYKRVMGGLLIQDMDTAQLGINDTKTVTKREPSLHQMDDLFFAWGIAKHVKSNTIVFVKNGATVGIGAGQMSRIDATEIAGKKAGEKTKGAVMASDAFFPFRDNVDLAAKLGISAIIQPGGSVRDQESIDAANEHGIAMIFTGCRHFRH